The stretch of DNA AAACGCTATATGGTTCATGCTGCAAACTGCTACGACTTTATCATATGGTACATATTTGTACCAACAAGAAATTTCAATCATTTTCTATATAAATAATCTAACATTTTATGGATTgaaattgttttcttctttgAAATGTCGATGTTATTCCGAAAATTCACATACGAATTTCTGCAGCAAGGCGCGGGATATCATCTAGTTTAAGAAAACGGAGGCATCCGTTCGACACAGGAGACACAGAGAGACAGCGCCGAACAGCCACAGTAATTAAGCAATGCCGCCGTTGACCCGAATGACCTGGCTGTTCACCCACTCGGCCGCGTCAGTGCAGAGGAACCCGACCGCCGGCGCGATGTCGCCCACCTCCCCAAGCCGCCCCATCGGGTGCCCAGCCCTGAACCTCTCCACCGCCTCCTCGCTCTTCCCGTCGAAGAAGAGCTCCGTCGCCACGGGCCCCGGCGCCACGCAGTTCACCGTCACCTGCGCCGACCCGAGCTCCTTCGCGGCCACCCGCACCATCGCCTCCACGGCCGCCTTGGACGCTGCGTACGCCCCGTAGCCAGGGAGCAGCGTCGCCGCCAGCGTCGAGGACACAGCCACGATCCGGCCCCCGCCCCCGCGCCGCAGCCGGTTCGCCGCCTCGCGGAGGCACAGAAACGCGCCCCGGGTGTTCACCGCGAACACGTTGTCGAAGTCCGCCGTGGCGGTGTTGGCGAGCGACGGGTAGGTCCCGATGCCCAGGCCCGCGCAGGCCACCAGGATGTGCGCCGGGCCGCCGAAGGCGGTCTCTGCGGCGTCAAAGAGGGACCGGACGCCCGCCTCGTCGGAGACGTCGGCCTTGATCGCCACGGCGCGCGGGAGCTCAGCGGCCAGCGCGTCGGCCTGCTGAGAGCTGGAGGCGTACCCGAGGACCAGGCTGGCGCCGAGGGACGACAGGTGGGTCGCGATGCCGCGCCCGATGCCGCCCgacgcgccggtgacgatggccACGCGGCCCGCCAGGGGCAGCGTCGCTGCCGGAGCCGGAGGGGATGTGATCGCCGAGGTGGCCATGAGCTTGTTTGCGAGATTGCGAGTTTGCGACGGGCTTTGCGACTGACTTTGCGAGTTTGTGATCGCCGAGGTTGAGTTCTTATAAATATGGTTTTGCTAGCGGAGAGCACACTCGTCATCGGTGACGCAGAGCGTGGATTATCAATCTTCCCCTTTGAGGCTTTGACCATGGGCACGCCCCAAGAGATACTACCTCTCCATGCTCTCATCCATCCATGACGTCGGCCAACTTCATGTAGTAACTATCATGGCGGCATCGTCTTTAATGCATGTGTGGAATTTTTCTTTTTTGCGAGTCACGGTCGTTTGTTTACTGTGTGGAAAATTACTAAGGAAAAAATGGTTCCTCTTCTACATTTTCTTCTGTGAATTTTTttatctattcatcttcaatcatgtcaATACGACAAACGCCATAAATAATGAAAATTATATCCAGATCCGCAGGCCACCTAATGACGACCACAAACACCGAAGCATCGCCATCATTGTCGCTTCCCTCGCCGGAATCGAgcaaaacttgttgtagtagacagccGAAAAGTCATCGTGCGAAGGCCTCATAGGACTAGCGCAATAGAACAGCAACCGCCACGGATGAAGAGTAGTTTATATCGGAAGGATCCAACCTGAAAACACGCGAATGTCGACGAACTACGACCAGATCCAAGCAAATTCATCAAGGACAGATTCGAGCAAATCCACTAAGAACAGATTCGCCGGAGACACATCTCCACACGCTCACCGACGATGCTAAACACATCACTGGAACGGGGGCTAGGCGGGGAAaactttattccatcttcagggagtcGCCGTTGTCTCGTCTTTctgagcaggacacaaaccctaacaataCTCGTTGGAACATGTAAAAACAGAGCTCTCCCGCCGACAAATCCTAAGGCCACCGGAGACGAGCGCAGAATGGCGCCGGCGGAAGGCGGAGGAGTCCTAGACATGCGAGTTTGCGACTGGCTGTCTGGGTTGAGTTCATATAAATATGGTTTTGCTACAGGAGAGCATTTCTTCATGAGTGACGCAGGGTGCAGATTATCTATCTTGATTACCCTTTCAGCATGGGCAGGTGTCTGCGTTAGAGTCTTGTTCCCAAGCATATTTATTTTACATGTTAGTAGTAATTTACACATATCTATAGTCATCACAACTATTATATGAACTAGGTGGCTGCGCTAGAGTCTTGCgacgcgccggtgacgatggccACGCGGCCGGCCAAGGGGAGCGTTGCTGCCGCCGGCGGAGGAGATGTGATCGCCGACGTGTCCATGAGCTTTGTTTGTGATTGCGAGTTTGCGACTGGCTGTCTGGGTTGAGTTTATATAAATATGGTTTTGCTATCGGAGAGCATTTTGTCATGAGTGACGCAGGGTGTGGATTATCTATCTTGATTACCCTTTCACCATGGACACGCGGGACGCAGCTTGTCTGCTTGTCCGCTCCCTCTCCATGCTCTTATCCATGTTGTTGACCAACTCTAGCAGGTTGACATCATCTTTAATGCATGTGTGGAAAATTACTATTCCGTACTAAGAAAATGGTTTCTCACATGTACATATCCTATATGTTACTGTCCTCACAGATATTATGCTAAACAAAATATCATGTATGCACAAAATATTTTTACCTAACGAGAATTTTCTAGAATAGTAAATTGTATCAAGACACAAATTTTGGGCTTGTTGCAACTCAAAACCACAACTCTAGGGATCTTTACCTTAGACTCTAGGGGTAAGTAAATATCTCCATCAAGAAGATTAGTTGGTTTATAAGCAAAAATCTTACGGACGCACATACCTGATATATCTCATCATTGGCTCAGCTGTTTTCATCTTGACCCTTTAATTGAGATGAGCATGAGCCGCGCCAAAGCAATAAAGTTTAATAATTTTATTCAGACCACTAGGATGTGCGCCGGGCCGCTGAAGGACATGCCCGCCTCGTTGGAGATGTCGGCCTTGACCGCCACGGCATGCGGGagtttagagcatctccagccattGCGCCCCCAAGACACGCCGAAAACCGTCGCTTGGGAGCGAGCCGACGCTATTTTAGGCTTGGGTGCTAGTGCGTTCCcagccgccccccccccccccccccccccaggtcGCCCCCAGGCGCATATATTGGCCCAGTATCGGCGCTTTCAGCCCGTTTTCGGCGCTGGATTGGCCCAATTTCCGGCGCAAAACGGCCCACGCTCGACGTGTTTCGGCGTGTTTCGGCGCTCATTCAAATAAAATTATCAATAAAATCATCACAAATAATAAAAACAATCATATTTCATTGCACGTCCAGCTAGGCGTtgcccttgagcctccataggtgctccacTAGATCCTACTGCAgctgatgatgcacctgtgggtctcggatctcctggcGCATGTTGAGGAAGGCCGTCCATGTTGCAGGGAGCTGGTGATCCACTTgggcaagaggaccctgcctgtaatatggttcagtgtcaaatactggctcttcctgctcgctctcaatgatcatgttgtgcaaaatgacacaacaagtcatgatctcccacatttgatctttcgaccaaGTCTTAGCAGGGTACCGgacaacagcaaatcgagattggagcacgcCAAATGctcgctcgacatccttcctgcaagcctcctgaaccTTCCAAAAGTGGGagttcttgcctcctggcacagggCTTGAGATAGTCTTCACAAATGTTGACCATTTCGGATAGATGCCATCTGCTAGGTAGTACCCTTGTTGTATTGGTGTCCATTGATCTcaaagttcaccggaggagaatggccctcaacgagcttggcaaaaacaggagagcactgcagcacgttgatgtcattgtgagttcctggcataccaaagaaagCGTGCTAAATCtagaggtcctgtgtggccacTGCCTCAAGTATCACACTGCAAGCTCCTTTGGcacctttgtacatcccctgccaagcaaaCGGGCAATTCTTCCATgcccaatgcatgcagtcgatacTTCCAAGCAtaccaggaaatcctcttgcttcATTCTGTGccaggatccgagcagtgtcttcagCATTGGGTGATCGCAAGTACCTcggtccaaacactgccaccacagCCCTACAGAACTTGTAGGTGCACTCAATGAtcgtggactcggccatgcgcccatagtcctCGGGTGAATCACCTGGAGCCTCGTATGCAAGCATTCTCATAGCTGTCGTGCACTTTTGGATTGAGGTGAATCCAAGTGTGCCGGTGCAATCCTTCTTGCACCTGAAGTAGTTGTCGTACTCCCTGAGTTCATTGACTATCCTGAGGAAAAGCTTTCGGCccatccgataacggcgccggAAAACTTTGTCGCCGTGGAGTGGAGcgtcggcgaagtagtcggagtagagcatgcaatAGCCTTCGAGCCGATGACGGTTCTTTGCTTTCCGTCGCCCCTGCGCCGAGCCGCCTCGCCTCGGCTTTGCATCGCCGGCAAGAAACCCGGCCAGGGCGGCGAGGACCATGAGGTGTTCTTCGTCCTGGGCGGCGGCGTCGGCTTCCTCCTCGAGCAACGCCGCGAGCATCTCCTCGTCGTCGGAGTCCATCGCGGCCGGGGCAGGCAAAGCACCGAACACGTAGCGGGCGTCGTGCGCAGACTCGTCGGCGGGCGCCGGAGCGGCGAGGGAAACTCGGGGAAAGTGGGGGGAGAGGGCGTCATGGGGATCTTTCTTTGTTTCGCGGCGAGGAATGGCGAGATagcggcggtggcggtggagaGGTGGATGGCGACGCCGGGATCGGCAAGGTGTCGGGGAAGGAGAGGGGAAAACGGGGCGAATTAGTGTGACTTTTcgcctgacagtggggacccggGCGATTTTCCCTTCCGCCGGCGCCCCCAATCGCCCCCCAGTGCGCTGGGTTCGGCCTGGGCGCGCCGGGTCAGAAAACGGGCCGATCCGACAGATTTCGGCATcttgggggcgcgactgggccgttttttggCGTCGGCGCTAAAAAACGGCCTGGGGGCGtcttgggggcgcggctggagatgctctcaGCAGCCAGCGCGTGCGCGTGCTGAGAGCTGGAGGCGTACCCAAAGACCAGGCTTGCGCTGAGGGAGGATAGGTGGGTCGCGATGCCACGCCCGATGCTGCACgacgtgccggtgacgatggccACGCGGCTGTCCAGTGGCAGTGTCGCTGGAGGCGCCGCATGGGATGTAATCGCCAGGGGCCTGTTTGGTTGTTGTGCGCTATAGTGCCCGCATTGCATACACTTCTCCATCCAACCTGGCTATGCAAATGCAGCCTCAAATGCATCATATGCATGATGTTTACTGTTTGGTTACCTGCATGCCCTTTTACCTGCATGGGCTGAACCACACTGTCTggtgtttggttgcctgcatgtTAGTCCACAAACCCAAGGCATGGTGTTTGGTTGTATGCAAGTCCTGATGTGTGGTAACCTCTTTGGCTAGTTGGTGAGGTTACCACCACACTTCGGCAGCACACATCATAAGCACAACAGAGTATAAACAAAGTATCAACTAGCATAATTCAGGTATAAGTAGTACCACAGATATAACAGTTCAATGCATAAACCATAAACATGTTCAAAGCAGACTCGATAGTACACTCGAAAGAGGTGGCCCGGCCCTACTCCTTGGCGGCGAAGGCTTCGTCGTGCTTCCCGCACTTGTTGACGACCTCAATGCCATCGTCATCGAAGATGATGACCTTGAGGGTGTCAGGAGTGAGGAGCTTGAACGTCACCATGTAGCCGATCTTGATCTGATGAACGGCTGCGTAGGTGGCCCAACCCTGATCCAG from Triticum urartu cultivar G1812 chromosome 3, Tu2.1, whole genome shotgun sequence encodes:
- the LOC125547681 gene encoding NADPH-dependent aldehyde reductase-like protein, chloroplastic — encoded protein: MATSAITSPPAPAATLPLAGRVAIVTGASGGIGRGIATHLSSLGASLVLGYASSSQQADALAAELPRAVAIKADVSDEAGVRSLFDAAETAFGGPAHILVACAGLGIGTYPSLANTATADFDNVFAVNTRGAFLCLREAANRLRRGGGGRIVAVSSTLAATLLPGYGAYAASKAAVEAMVRVAAKELGSAQVTVNCVAPGPVATELFFDGKSEEAVERFRAGHPMGRLGEVGDIAPAVGFLCTDAAEWVNSQVIRVNGGIA